In the Deltaproteobacteria bacterium genome, CTGATATCACCTACGGCTTGCAGACCAGCGTGAGACCATCGAGGTCGCGCATGAACGGGATCGGAGCCGTGTCTTGCGCCCGCGTGATCGTACGCACCAGTATGCGCCCGAGGAACTGACGCGTGCCGATCGTGCGGAGCGGCACACGGATCGCAAACGCGTCCGTGCACACGTTGGTTTCGGTCGATTCGATCGGCAGCGGCATCGTGGCACCCGTTTTCGGGTCGCGGAACTGCTGCAGCGCCTGGAATAGGCTGGTGTAGTTCGCTGGATCGCGGCTCGCGAACGGCAGCACGATGTCAATGCCACCGAAGGTCGTCTCGACCCCCGCTCGAACGCCCTGGGGTGTGCACATCGAGAGCTGGGGGTCGAGGTTGTTGACGCACACCGCGACGCGGAACTCGCAGGCAGCGGGATCGCTGCCATGATCGCACGTCGCATCGTTGTTCTTGCAAGACTGGGTGCTGTTCAGGCGCCCGCGCGGATCCAGGCGCGGCATATTGCCAGGGTTGACGACCGCCCACTCCAGCAGACAGGCCACCTTGTCGGTACTCGCAGCGGCATTGCCGGGGATCAGTTCATACGTGCAGGTGCTGCTGCAGCCGTCGCCATTCGTCAGATTCCCGTCGTCGCACTGCTCCATCACTTCGAGCACGCCGTTACCACAGGTATGTGGCAGCGGGGTTGCCGTCGGCGTGCGGGTCGGCCGTGGTGTGCGGGTGTTGGTCGGAACTCGTGTGGCCGTGCGCGTCGGGGTCGCCGTCGCGGTCGTAGCTGGCGTTGCGGTTGGGGTCTGCGTCGGCGTGCTGGTTGGTGTCACCGTCGGCGTCTGCGTTGCGGTCGCGGTCGGGGTCTGGGTCTGGGTCGGCGTGCTGGTTGGCGTCGCCGTCGCCGTGCTGGTTGGTGTCGCCGTTGGTGTCTGCGTTGCGGTCGCGGTCGAGGTCTGGGTCGGCGTGCTGGTTGGCGTCGCCGTCGCCGTGCTGGTTGGTGTCGCCGTTGGTGTCTGCGTTGCGGTCGCGGTCGGGGTCTGCGTCGGCGTGCTGGTTGGCGTCGCCGTCGCCGTGCTGGTTGGTGTCGCCGTTGGTGTCTGCGTTGCGGTCGCGGTCGGGGTCTGCGTCGGCGTGCTGGTTGGCGTTGCCGTCGCCGGGCCATACTTAGTCACGAAGGCATCGGTAAGACCGGCGCCATACGTTGTCTGGAAGACTCCTGCCGTACTCGGAAAGTTCGTCGACGCGGTCTTCCCCGTGACGTAGATGTTACAGTTGGCGGAGCACCCGGGGTCCAGCGCGATGCGGCGCCCGTTGTCATCTGCCGAACCGCCCAGGTAGGTCCCAAACAGGAGGCCGCTCGTCCCGGTCGAGAGGTCCAGCTCAGCGACGAAGGTGTCGACGCCGCCCGCGTTCGTCGACTGGACGGCGGCGGCAGTGGGAAAGTTGGTCGAGTCGGTCACGCCGGTGACGTAGACGCGGCCAGCCGAGTCGACGGCGATGCCCGTGCCGACATCCGAGCCGGTGCCGCCAAGATAGGAGGAGTAGGTGAGCGAAGCGGCGCCCGAGAGGGTCACGTCTAGCCGTGCGACGAAAGCGTCGTTGACGCCCCCGGCGTGGACGGGTTGGAAGGGGTTAAAGATAGGGAAGTTGGTGGCCGTGGTATACCCGACGATGTAGGCCACCGTCCCGCTGACGGCGATATCCTGGCCGAGGCTCGCTCCGGTCGAGCCGCCGAGGTAGGTCGAGTACAGGACGACGGTGCCGATGGAGTTGAGCTCCGTCAGGTAGGCGGAGATTCCGAAGCCACAGCCGAAACCGCCGCCGCTGTTCGTGCTCTGGTACGCGCTTGCCGTCACCGGCCAGTTGCTCGAATCCGTCCTGCCGCTGACGTACGCGTTGCCAACGCTGTCCACGCTGAGGCCACCCGGCCGATCGAGGCAGTTTCCGCCGAGGTAGGTGGCGTAGACGCGGGAGGCCGCGCCCGACAGGGTCGTGTCGAACTTCGCCACGAAAGTATCCTCAACATCGGCCTGGTGGCTGGTCTGAAACGCGCCGGGGCTGAAAGGCAGATCGGTGGACGTCGTTATACCATTGATGAACGCGCCCCCCGCGCCATCGATGGCGATCGTTATCGGGTTGTCGGCGCCACTGCCGCCGAAGTACGTGGAGTAGAGGAGGGTGCTGCCGGCGGGGTTGAGCTTTACAACGAACGCGTCATTGCTCCCGGACCAGGTCGAGCTGAAGGCACTGGCAGTTGTCGGGAAGTTCGACGAGGCGGTGAGGCCGGTCACATAGGCGTTGTATGAAGCGTCGACACGGATGGCCGTTCCGAAGTCATTTCCGCTCCCGCCAAGATACGTAGAGTACAGGAGCACCGACCCGGTCGGGTTCAATTTCGTCACGAAGGCGTCCTGACCGCCAGCGTTAGACGTCTGAGGTACCCCCGCCGTGGTCGGAAAGTTGGTCGAGCTGGTTAGCCCCGCCACATAGGCATTGCCGAGCGAGTCGACTGCGATATCCCACCCTTCGTCCGCGGCGGTACCGCCCAGGAAGGTCGAATAGAGGAGCACCGGGTCGATGACCAGCGGTTGCGAGCGGTCGTAGTTGCCGATGGCGAAGGCGACCTGGTCGCCGTCGCGCAGCACGTAACGGCCCACGACGCCGCGGTGGGCACCGTCGATCTCCTGATAGACCAGGGGAGGCGACATATGCACCTCGCCGCCGGAGAGGTGGAGGACGAGAGCCCCGTCGGCGCCGACCGCCATCTGGTCAGCACCGACGAAGGTGAGAATGATCGATCCGGGATCAGCCCCGGGCGCGACGACAAAGTCGTGCTCGACCTGGCGTTGATTGCCGTAGTAGATGAGATCGATCCCCGGATACACCTCGTGGTAGCGCACCTTGGCATAAGAGGGAACGTTGCTGCGCCACTGTGCCGGATCGTTGCCCAGCAGGTAGTTCACCTTCCCGGGCAGCTCCGTCTGGCCCGCCACCTGCGGCTGGGGGTTGGCACCAACAAGCTGCATGCGCAGCACGTCCCCATCGGTGGTGTTGTATTCCCCTTCTGAGCCGCTCGTCACCCCGGTGGGCTTATGCAGGGCCAGCACCGCCTCGTTGGCGGTCAGAAAGAGTGCGTAGCCGCGGCCCCGCGCCAGGAAGCTGACTTGGGCATCGGTCTGGCCCTGGTTGGCCTCGAAGCTGAGCGGCAGTTTGCCGTAGGCTTCCATGACTGAGGTTCGGCCGCTCGGCTCGGCCTGGGTCATCGCCGCCGAGATCGCCGGCCCCCACAAAAGGAGAACGAGGGTGGCCAGGATGAGGGCTGTCGCCCTCGCGAAAGCGACCAGGGGCTTGCGCACGCAACAACGATCGCTCGTTGCGCGCGATCCGTACATCAAGACCCGCGGCTGCGCGACATTACGATGTCCGTTGTTTCCATGTTGGCCGTACGTCATGGCGCCCTCCGAATCCGTCTGCGCGCCGAAGCTGCTGGCCTGGCGCGAGTCGTATATGGCGCCAGTGATACGCTAACTCAACCGTCGCCGCTTGAGGGATTGCTGAGGATTTGGTGAGGAAAGCGTGGGCGTGTATGGTAAAAACTCAGAAGGGAGAGGGAGCGTTCGGTGATCCACGCCTTCGCGGACTTTGAATTGGACGCTGACCTGTATCAGCTCCGGCGCGGCGGCCAGCCGGTCAAGCTGGAACCCAAGGTCTTCAATGTCCTCGCTCACCTGATCACCTACCGCGACCGCCTGGTTACAAAGCAGGAGTTGTTCGAGCGACTGTGGCCCGGCGAATTCGTCAGCGATTCGGCGTTGACCTACTGCATCAAGGCCGCGCGCAAGGCGATTGGCGATGACGGTACCGAGCAGCGCGTGATCGCAACCGTTCACCGCCGCGGCTACCGCTTTATCGCACCCGTAATCGAGCGCACCTCGCCGACCTGCCCGTCAAACTCATCATCACCCAGCGAGCGCGGAGCAGCGGTCGCCGCGACAGACAGCCCGTTCATCGGCCGAGCGCAGGTGATGGCCACGTTGCAGCGCGCCCTCGCAACCGCTGCCGGCGGCCGCGGCCAACTCCTCATGCTGGCCGGCGAGCCGGGGATCGGAAAGACGCGTACGGCGGACGAGCTCGCTCATCTGGCCCGCACGCGCGGCATGCGCGTACTCGTCGGCCGCTGTTACGAGGGCGAGGGCGCACCGCCCTTCTGGCCATGGGCCCAGATTCTGCGCGCGCACCTCCTTCAGCTCCAGCCAGCAACGCTGCCGACGGTCCTCGGTCACAGCGCCGAAGACCTCGCGCAACTCGTGCCGGAACTTGCCGAGCGCTTGCCTGGCCTTGCCCGCAAGTCGCCACGCGACGACTCAGCGCACGCCCGCTTTCAGTTATTCGAAAGTGTGAACAGCTTTCTTGCCGCCGCCAGTCGCGGCCAACCGCTGGCGCTCATCCTCGATGACCTCCATTGGGCCGACAAGCCGTCACTACTACTGCTGCAGTTCATCGCGCGAGCGATCTCTGACGCCCGCGTGCTGATTCTGGCCACCTATCGCGATACGGACGTGCGGCCGCAGCATCCGCTCGCCCATGCCTTGGGGGATCTGGTACGCGCGCCGAACAGTCAACGCATCCAACTCGACGGCTTGGAAGTCGACGACGTCGCGTCCTTCCTCGAGCAGGCGCTCGGTCACAAACCGCCGGTGTCGCTGATCACCGCTGTCCATCAAGAGACCGAAGGCAACCCGTTTTTCGTCACCGAGGTGGTCCGACTCCTGACCCGCAACGGACAGGTCGAGCGACTGGCGACCGACACGATCGTCCTCGCGGTGCCACCAACCGTCCGGGAAGCGATCACTCGCCGCCTGGCGCCACTTTCGTCCGAGTGCAATCGCCTATTGATGGCGGCCTCGGTCATTGGCCGTCAGTTCGCAGTCGCCACATTGAGCCAAGCATTGCAGCCGCTGCGGTCGCGCATGAAGGAGTCAGCAGAACCGCGGACCGCGGTGCTGGATCTCCTCGATGAAGCGCGGGCGGCGCGCATCATCGATGCGGTCGGACAGTCGGCTGGCGGCTATCGCTTCGTGCACGCCCTCATTCGTGAGACGCTCTACGACACGCTGAGCACCGCCGACCGAGTCAGCCTGCACCGGCGTGTGGGTGAATCGTTGGAACAGACCCACGACCGCGAACGCGGCGGCCACCTGACCGAGTTGGCGCACCACTTTGCGCAGGCCGCCATGGGCGGCGATGCGCGCAAAGGCGTGACCTACTCAATCCGTGCGGCTGAGTACGCGGCCAGTCAGTTGGCGTACGAGGAGGCGGCCACGCAATACGAACGCGCCTTGCAGCTCAGCGCGCTCGGTGACGAAGTCAGCGGCCAGCGCGGGGAGCTCTTGCTCGCGCTTGGTCACCACCAATGGCGCGCCGGCGACTTCGCCCGGGCTCGCGCAACTTTCTACGCAGCCGCCGTGGCGGCGCGCGCCGATCGCGCGCCTGAGCGCTTTGCGCGCGCCGCGCTCGGCTACGGTGGCGGCTTCCGCGGGTTCACGCTCGGCGTGGTCGATCCGGTCCTGAGCGACCTTTTGGCGGAGGCGCTAACGCTGTTGCCCGACTGCGACAGCGCCCTGCGCGCGCAAGTTACGGCGCGGCAGGCGGTGGCGCTGTACGACATCCCCAATTCCCTGCCACAACGCGATGCGCTCAGCCGGGCCGCGGTAGACATGGCCCAGCGGATGGGAGATACCGCGTCGCATCTGGGCGCGCTCAGCTGCCGCCATTGGGCAATCTGGGGACCGGACAATCTCGACGATCGCGACGCGGTAGCCAATGCGATGGTAACCCTCGCAGAAGAAGTCGGCGATCACGAGATGGCGCTGCAAGCCCATCGCTTCCGCCTCATCGACGCCCTCGAGATCGGTGACATCGACCGCGTACATGTCGATCTCGCCGCCTGCGAAGCCATTACGACCCGGCTCCGACAGCCGTACTACATGTGGTACGTTCTCGCCTTTCGTGCGCTGCAAGCCTTTCTGGCCGGACGCTTCAGTGACAGCGAGCGTTTTTCGCAAGAAGCCTTGGCCGCTGGTCAACGCGCGGAGAGCCGGAACGTCAGTCAGATGTATGGCGCACAAACTCTCGCGTTGCGGCGCGAGCAGGGGCGCATCGCCGAGGTCGAGCCGATGCTGCAGGGTCTCGTCGCCCAGTTTCCGACCGTACCCTCGTGGCGCTGCGGCCTGGCGTATGTGTTGGTCGAGCTGGGCCGACTGGACGATGCTCGCATTCAGTTCGAAGTGGTCGCTGCCGACAACTTCGGCGTGATTCCACGCGATACGTTCTGGCTGGTGGCGATGAACGGGGTGAGCGATGTGTGCGTAGCGCTCGCCGACCGCGAGCGCGCAGACATCCTGTATCGCCTGCTGTTGCCCTACGAAGGACGCAACGCCGTCAACGTCGTCGGCACCTGCGTGAGTTCGATGGCGCGGAGTCTTGGGTGCCTCGCGGCCTTGGTTGGTCGGCTCGACGATGCGCGCCGGCATTTCGAGGCGGCGATAGCAATGGAAACACGGCTTGGTGCCGTACCGCTGCTTGCGCACACTCGCCACGACTACGGGAACGTATTGCTGCGCCAGGGCGCCGCCGCCGATCGCGACGAAGCGCGCCAGCTACTCGCCGCCGCCGTGCGCGACTTCGAGCAGCTCGGCATGCACAGCTTTGCGCGCCGCGCCGCTCAACTCTTGGCCCACGCTCAGCGGCCCACCGCGTCCGCCACCGCGAGCCGCAGCAAGGTCACCGCGCTGCGGCGCCGGTGACGCTCGACGCCGCGTTCCCATCTCAGCGTCCTTGCCTCATGCGGGCGCTCTACGGCGTGCAGACCAACGTGAGACCATCGAGATCGATCATAACGGGGATCGGGGACGTGTCCTGCGCCCGCGTGATCGTGCGCAACTGCACGCGCCCAAGGAACTGACGCGTCCCGACGGTGCGCAACGGCACCCGGATCGCGAACGCGTCCGTGCACACGTTGGTGCGGTTCGAGTCGATCGGCAGCGACATCGTGGCACCCGTGTTCGGGTCGCGGAACTGCTGCAGCGCTTGGTAGAGGCTCGTGTAGTTCATTGGGTCACGGCTCATGATCGGCAACACGATGTCGATGCCACCGAAGCGCACGTCGACTCCAGCCCGCACGCCTTGCGGTGTACAACTCGAGAGCTGCGGGTCGAGGTTGTTCACGCAGACCGCAACGCGGAACTCGCAGGCCAACGGATCGCCGCCCAGATCACAGGTGGCATCGCCGTTGTGGCAGGTTTGAGTGTTGTTGAGCCGCCCGCGGCGATCGAGCCGCGGCGTGTTGTTCGGATTGACCACGGTCCACTCCAACTGACAGGCGCGCTTGTCGGTACTGGCCGCGACGTTGCCGGGGATCAACTCGTAGCGGCAGTTCGCCGCGCAGCCATCACCGCTGACCGCATTGCCGTCGTCGCACTGCTCGCCCGGCACCAGTGTTCCGTTGCCGCACACGGTGCAGGCGTTGGTGCAACCATCGGAATCGTTGCGATTGCCGTCGTCGCACTGCTCGGGCGCCGTCACTACTCCGTTGCCGCAAGCGCGGCAATCGTTCGTGCAGCCGTCCGCTGGATTCGCGTTGCCGTCGTCGCACTCCTCGCCTGCGGTGACCCGGCCGTTGCCGCAGCGGGTGATCGTGCAATTGAAGTCGCATCCGTCGCCATCAATGAGATTGCCGTCGTCGCATTCTTCACTTCCGTTCAGGACACCGTTGCCGCAAAGCGGCGGGCGCGTAGATGTGGGCGTCGGCATCGTTGTGATGGTTGGCGTCGGCAATGCTGTGGTCATGGTTGGCGCCGGAGATTGCGATGGCGTGCTGGTGGGCGCTGTGGCGGAGGGCGTGGGGGATGCACTGTCGCCACCTTGATACCGAACCAGGATGCAATGAGCATCAGGATTGCAGCCACCCACGCAGGGACCGTTGCGATCCACGGATCCGACTTCGACAATCCGCCCATCGGGCTGTAACACCAGTGGCCCGACATTACTTGCGGCGAAATGATTCATCACCACGCCGCCGGACCCAAAGCTTGGGTCGAGCGAGCCATCGGGATTGTAGCGAGCCAGCGCGACATCGCGTATCGGGGCGGCTCCCATATAGCCCACGACGGCGTACCCAACGACGACCAATTTCCCATTGGGTTGTAGAGTGAGGTCCGCCGTACCCGCCTCGATTGCCGGCGGGCCAGCGATGACAACCCCACCTGCTCCGAATGTAGTATCCGGGCTGCCGTCGCCGTTATATCGGACGATGGCGAACTTCCCGTTCGCGCCAAACCCATTGACAACATCGAAGGTTGAACCCGCTACAACGATCCTTCCGTCAGGTTGAACCACAACCGCCGATGGAAAGGTGTCATCGTGAACGCTGGTGGTCACAATGCCACCGGTGCCAAAGGCCGGATCAAGATTCCCATCGGGCATGAAGCGCACTACCGCGATATGGCTACGGGCGGGAGCGTCGAACGGCCCCGCCGCAACGATCTTCCCGTCGCTTTGCACAGCGAGCGCTTCCACATGCGCCTCCCTGCCTGCGCTGGCCCCCGGGATGTTGATGGTCACGACACCTCCCATCCCGAACGTTGGGTCGAGGCTGCCGTTCGAGTCATACCGCATCACGAGAAATTGGTTGTGCCCTACCGGATCGATTGTTTTACCACCACCCACAACGATCTTCCCATCGGCTTGCAGAACCAAGTCCGTTGCGATTGCCCCAGCGTCTGCAAAGCGGGTTGTGACAACCCCGTTGACCCCGAATGCAGAGTCGAGTGCTCCGTCCGTATCGTATCGAAGCAGCAGCACCCCGAAGCCACCTGGGTCAAGCTCGGAGGTGCCTACTCCAACGATCTTGCCTGCCGGCTCTACAGCCACCGCGTTTACACCGTCGGCGAAACCACCGACCGACGTGGTCACAACTCCAAGTGCTCCAAAACTTGGGTCTAGCGTTCCATCACTTCGGTATCGAACCATTGCGACATCACCCCGACTACCATTTGCCATCAACACTCTTGCAGATCCGGCCGTTACTAGTCGCCCGTCTGGGGCAAGGGCCACAGCTGCACAAGCCGCCAGTTCGTTGGTGGTCACCTCTATCGTCACCACACCCCCAGAGCCAAACGTCGGATCGAGGTCTCCTGGCGCAGCCCAAGTCGGCGCGGCAGGCACAAGCCCGCTCAGCAGCACCAAGCCGATTGAACCTGATAGGTTTCTCTTTAGTAGAGTTCGCGTCATGATCGCCTCCCTTGCCTTCACGGCAACCCTACGAACCGGCGTAGCCCAGGCCTGCCGCATCACGCCGCGCGGATTTCGAATCGACGACCCGTCTCATTGCACTATTCCTCCATGCTCGATCGCCCGTCTCCGATACGAAGAACGCCACGAACCAGAGGAACATCTCCCAGCGGTGACCTACGGGTTGCAGACCAGGGTCAACGTATCCACATCCGTTTGACTGATCGGAGAGGTAAACAGCGACCGGGACACCATCACCAGACGCAGTCGGCCAGCAACGACTCGAGTCGTGCCGTGCATGGCGACCCGAATCGGAAACACATCAGTGCAGACTCCCACTTGGCTCGACTCGACTGGCAGCGCGACGCTCGCCCCATCGCTCGGATCGCGCAACCCCTGGAGCGCCTGCAACAGGCTATTGTAGTTGGCGTCGTGCGTGTTCGGCGCCACGATGTCGATCCCGCCCGCTCGTGTGTCCAGTCCACCCCGTACCCCTTGCTGCAAACAACTGGACAACTGTGTGTCCGCGTTGTTGACGCAGGCCGCCACGTGAAACTCACAGGTCTTGTTGCTTGTACTCAGATCGAAGTCGCAGGTCGGGTCGTTGTTTCGACAGGTCTGCACGCGGTTGAGTCGGCCGCCGCTATCCAGCCGTGGTGAGTTGTTCGGATTCACCACCGAGAACTCGAACAAACAGGCGCGCGCGTTCGTCACCGCCGAACCGGCGGCGTTTCCGGGAATCAATTCATAGCGGCAGCTCGCATTGCAGCCATCGCCGTTGATCGTGTTGCCATCGTCGCACTGCTCGCCGGGCTGGACAATGCCGTTGCCACACGGAGCGGGGGTAGCAGTGCTGATCGTCGGAGTGGGCGTTGCCGTGGCGACCCCATCTGTAGGTGTAGGCGTGCTTCCCTGAGTGGCTGTACGAGTCGAAGTATTGAACGTCGTGGGGGTCGTAGTGCTGATCGCAGGAGTGGACGTCGGGGTGACGATCCCACCAGTAGGCGTACTTCCCTGAGTGACTGTACGAGTTGGCGTGTTGAAGAGAAGACTCTGCGAGGCAGCCTCTGTCGATAGACCATACGGGGGTGAGTCGATTGTGAAACCTGCGGCCGCTACCCCATAGCTACTACCCATTTGGCTGGCCACGAACACGATCAGCTCGCACGTGGACGCGCTGGTGCAGTCGCCCCGCAGAGCGAAGCCACCCGGGTCCGCGCCAAAATGAACCGGGACGTCGATCGCACCGAAGAGCATCGTCGGCCCGGTAACCGAGCAGGCCGGCATCGAAATCGAGCGAGAGATCGTTGGAACATCAACATCGACTGGCACGCGTGCATCGGATGTGGCCACGTCCACGAGCGCCGCATAGTTGACTCCCGCAATGCTGCCGCCTGCCGGCAGAGCCGCGCTCACCCGTCTGCCATCAGGCAACGTCAGCTCACCGGCCCCACCTTGTGCGCTTGTGTTGAGAGCAGCGCAGTTCATGAAGTTGTCGCTGAAGCCCGTGAGCACGGTGGTTCGAATCCTATCGGGCAGGAGACCGCCGCTACCGACGGAAAGAGCCGTGAGCTCAATCTCCCCGAACGACCCGAACTCTGCACAGTTGTAGGCGCCTCCCGAACTCATCGCGACACTCGTAACCTGCGTCAAGGCGCTGCTGGTGCTTATGATCATATAGACGTGATTGTCGTTTGACCTGCAACTCTCCACCGTAAGCGCCTCGGCCGACCCGGCCACTAAGAAAGCCAGGCCGATAGTCAGGCCAAGTATCCGCAAACCACGCTGCACCGTAGCCTGCGGCTGCTCGCCATGGTCCGAGAAGGAAGTCTGACCAACACCACTCGTGCTGCGCGATCCGAAACCGAAACGCGGCGAGCGGTGCCCCTCTCTCCGATTCCTAAGCTGGCCGGCGCAGTGCGCCGACCTCAATTGGGTTACGACCAGGTCGGCCGCTGCACCGCTTCAGCGGCGGACCGTTAGGAGTCCACCGATACCGGAACCGCGGTTAACGCCAGGACGTGCGTGCGTGCGTGCGTGGTGCGTGGTGCGTGCGTGGTGCGTGCGTGCGTGAAAGATTCGAGCCAATCATCGAGCCCCTCCTACAACTGTCACGGACAGCAGACCGAACGAACCGGACGGACAGATCAAACGCGGACGCATGTCGGCTAACATGATCTCTCACAGCAGGTCAAGAACAATCCCGCTGAGAGATGGCCACGCGACTCCGCTGCGGGACTCTCTGCCTGTGTCGCCGCAAGGGAGAACGTCCCGTGCACGACAGCCCTCTGCGCAACGCGACGGGCGGAAGACCCGTCCGCTCGCGAACGACTCACGCTGCCCTGGCGCGCCCTCCACCCTATCGCGGCGCCGTCATGTTGCGCGACTCTCGATTGCCTCTCCTCGCAGCGCGCGCTAGCCTGTCCACGATGTCGCAGCACGCCCAGACCATCCCGTCACCGCATCGCTTTACGCGAGACGAGTACCGTCGTATGGCGGAGGCGCTGCTCTTCCGGAACGAACGCGTCGAATTGCTCGATGGAGTGATCGTGACCATGAGCCCACAAGGAAGCCCTCATGCCGCTACTGTCCATCGGCTCCTTCGTGTTCTCCAACTCGCGGTCGGATCAGCGGCGACGGTTCGCGTGCAAGCACCGATCGTCCTCAATGATTGGAGTGAGCCGGAACCCGACATTGCCGTCTGCGACGCCGACTCGAATGACTACGCGCGCGAACACCCGCGCGCGGATCAAGTTCACCTCGTCGTGGAAGTCGCGGACACGTCACTCGCCTATGACCGTACGCAGAAAGCCGCGTCTTACGCCGCGAGCGGCATTCCCGAGTACTGGGTCGTCGACCTCGCTGCGCGACAGGTCGATGTGTTCAACGCGCCAGACGCCATCGCCGGACGATACACCAGGCATACCGTCGTTG is a window encoding:
- a CDS encoding Uma2 family endonuclease, which translates into the protein MSQHAQTIPSPHRFTRDEYRRMAEALLFRNERVELLDGVIVTMSPQGSPHAATVHRLLRVLQLAVGSAATVRVQAPIVLNDWSEPEPDIAVCDADSNDYAREHPRADQVHLVVEVADTSLAYDRTQKAASYAASGIPEYWVVDLAARQVDVFNAPDAIAGRYTRHTVVAEAGSIPLATAALCVADILPPA